The following DNA comes from Mya arenaria isolate MELC-2E11 chromosome 11, ASM2691426v1.
atcttaccattgcatcttgtgcagtcatagtttggattacacagataggaactgattgtatgttgtagaactaaTCTTACCATTGATCTTGTGCATTcctagtttggattacacatataggaactgattgtatgttgtagaactaatcttaccattgcatcttgtgcagtcatagtttggattacacagataggaactgattgtatgttgtagaacttattttaccattgcatcttgtgcattcctagtttggattacacatataggaactgactgtatgttgtagaacttatcttaccattgcatcttgtgcagtcatagtttggattacacagataggaactgattgtatgttgtagaacttatcttaccattgcatcttgtgcagtcatagtttggattacacatataggaactgattgtatgttgtagaacttatcttaccattgcatcttgtgcagtcatagtttggattacacagataggaactgattgtatgttgtagaacttatcttaccattgcatcttgtgcagtcatagtttggattacacagataggaactgattgtatgttgtagaacttatcttaccattgcatcttgtgcagtcatagtttggattacacagataggaactgactgtatgttgtagaacttatcttaccattgcatcttgtgcagtcatagtttggattacacagataggaactgattgtttgttgtagaacttatcttaccattgcttCTTGTGCAGTCCaagtttggattacacatataggaactgattgtatgttgtagaacttatcttaccattgcatcttgtgcagtcatagtttggattacacagataggaactgattgtatgttgtagaacttatcttaccattgcatcttgtgcagtcatagtttggattacacagataggaactgattgtatgttgtagaacttatcttaccattgcatcttgtgcagtcatagtttggattacacatataggaactgattgtatgttgtagaacttatcttaccattgcatcttgtgcattcctagtttggattacacatataggaactgattgtatgttgtagaactaatcttaccattgcatcttgtgcagtcatagtttggattacacagataggaactgattgtatgttgtagaactaaTCTTACCATTGATCTTGTGCATTcctagtttggattacacatataggaactgattgtatgttgtagaactaatcttaccattgcatcttgtgcagtcatagtttggattacacagataggaactgattgtatgttgtagaacttattttaccattgcatcttgtgcattcctagtttggattacacatataggaactgactgtatgttgtagaacttatcttaccattgcatcttgtgcagtcatagtttggattacacagataggaactgattgtatgttgtagaacttatcttaccattgcatcttgtgcagtcatagtttggattacacatataggaactgattgtatgttgtagaacttatcttaccattgcatcttgtgcagtcatagtttggattacacagataggaactgattgtatgttgtagaacttatcttaccattgcatcttgtgcagtcatagtttggattacacagataggaactgattgtatgttgtagaacttatcttaccattgcatcttgtgcagtcatagtttggattacacagataggaactgactgtatgttgtagaacttatcttaccattgcatcttgtgcagtcatagtttggattacacagataggaactgattgtttgttgtagaacttatcttaccattgcttCTTGTGCAGTCCaagtttggattacacatataggaactgattgtatgttgtagaacttatcttaccattgcatcttgtgcagtcatagtttggattacacagataggaactgattgtatgttgtagaacttatcttaccattgcatcttgtgcattcatagtttggattacacagataggaactgattgtatggtgtagaacttatcttaccattgcatcttgtgcagtcatagtttggattacacatataggaactgattgtatgttgtagaacttatcttaccattgcatcttgtgcagtcatagtttggattacacatatagGAACTGACTGTATGTtatagaacttatcttaccattgcatcttgtgcattcatagtttggattacacagataggaactgattgtatgttgtagaacttatcttaccattgcatcttgtgcagtcatagtttggattacacagataggaactgactgtatgttgtagaacttatcttaccattgcatcttgtgcagtcatagtttggattacacagataggaactgattgtatggtGTAGAACTATGCTCTTTAAATGGAATTTTGCTTACGTTTGTAAATAATAAGGAACAGTTATAGTTAAAtaactgattttttaaacaatttcacatGTCGACCTGAAATGACTTTGACCTTTACATTTGGTGACCTAAATGAGGTTTGTTAAAAAGATGGAAATCGGAgcataattaaatacaaacattaaatagtaataatataataaaaataataagactAGTCATTGGCTCAGAAAACGGCTACCGTCTTTGCTATGGTAACCGGCATGATACAAACTGTCCACCATAGCTAAAATTGagcccccccccacacacacacataaaaagaTACGAAGACACCATGGAAACGCTGTAGACaaaaatgcacacaaatacCTTTACGGACTTATTTGCGATAAAGCATCACAAAAAGAAAGTTTATAAGACATACACTCAGCTATTTTGCGAAATTACTACTCAGctatacatataaaacataattgtattaCAAGCTTGAAACATAAATTggattattattttcaaatatttttttttaatatactgaTAATTTTAGTATAAACCATGAGTATTTGATTGGGAAAGCCAGTAGGGCAATGggagttttgttttttaaatgttttttttattattattttaaacccAAGATTATGTGTCAATCTTTTGACGCCTTTGTTGGCTCCATCTTAAATTACTCAGCAGAGGTCTGGGAATATACTTACTttctatggtggcatattactgccgtaagataacctgatatcGTTCGcgaactggttaactagataagatgcTTGGTAGCACTTATCTTTAAATGCAATTTTGCCTTCTAGCAGTATCTGGTTTTCTatttatggtttgcgaattccgcttcataaaaacacaatcattggtttatatataactatcaatatcaaaataggtcaatattatttttatgacaaaattatCTAATTTAGATTGATTGACTATCGCGATAAAAATGGCTATACCTGTTTAAATGGAGAAAACGAAAGTGGCAAATTCGTAAAATAACAATACGGTCATGTGCGGGTTACGTCATCTCGGATGATAAGCTGGAGGGATAAGGGAAACATTTTGCTGGACCTATTTTGTTcgttaaatatgaaatttaaatttctaTACGCAGTAAATTTACTGCTCTTTCTTGAATTTGTAGGGACGGATTTGACTGTGTCTGGAATCCAGTCGATTGCAGATTGCCCAGGTAACTCTGCTGTTTTAAACATGATGGTTTTACAtcagttatttattatttgtatgatttaaacttttcataagaactgaaatttcaaaacatttacacCGACGAACTGAAAACTGTATAGCATGAAATATGGCTCGTATTATCGTGTTTTAAAACTGATCCATTTGAAGGGATAAATTAGTATTTTGGTCTTTCTTATATATTGCAGAGAATGGCTATGATGGTCGTGGTAACTGGACAGTTAGTGACCGTAGGTGCATTCTGAAGTGTTACCAGGGATACACACCAGACGCCTGTCACGTGTTACGTCGTCAAGGAGATCACTGGAACTATGAAAAGATACCACATTGCGTCAAAGGTATGATTTGTTTTGACACAAGCAGTATCTAAAACATTGGCTACAACTTCTAAAACGGTTTACAATTAAGTCTTCTTATTTACGTGTTTGGCCGAATGTAATAGATAAATATAACTACATGCATTCCACACACCTGATTAGAGTGTGCGGActaacttttgaaaaaaacaaacaaacaaagtgGGGGGTAGTGCATGaggtgtttatgtttatttctatGTCTCCATGTGAATGGGCCAAGACCTTTCAAACCGTGAATGAAAAAGCGACACTGTTCAgatttttcaaacaatgttcattaaatatttgctaCAATTAATAACATTGCTCACCGACGCTGAAATATAGCAGATTAAAGGCCGAGACAATATTCCATAATATtccataaacaaaaatgaaaaatgtaaaagtatACTGTTGAGTGAATATTTCtacttttatgaaaaattaactcAAACTCTCGAAAGTAGCTGTATATACAGGTTCCCCGAGTTAAGTAAcacaaataaagcaaaaacaacgtaaaaatgaattttatgcGGTCAggtgatatattattttaaaggttacgtcattacaaactcaaatatgcatATCTTAAAAATCCatcatttttttacttattgcccttttaattttacatttttatcattttttctgccccaaaataggtcaaattttaAACTTCGGAATTCAAACGAagtaaattatgtaaaacaacgcattttgtttatctataaattaaattaaaatacacatttcaaaatatcaaagcttaaacaatgttttaaccaaattatctcacgttaaaaaatattgatgaaaaaaacgtttatttttaagaaattttaaagaaGCCGTATAAATTTTAGAATAAGCAAGCAATAAgctaaaagtaataaaacataatcTTACCTCTTACAAAATGTCGTAAAGAGTTGAAACGAAAGAAAAGTAGGTGTATATGTTATCTCTGTTATCATTTTCttgcattgttttaattttgccAATCATCGGAGTGTTTATTGTTTCAAGCATGCTTTTGTGTGGAAGGTCTGCGACCACTTACTTAATTTCCTCATTATATATCATCCAGTTAATTGACCCCTGATCAAAACGTGTGTGGCGGATCCGTGATCTAGTGGTAACACAATCTTATCGGAGAACTCGCCGAATAGGCCTTGCCCGAGTGCTATTATAAATAAGCATACACACACACTGAccttttttattgaatacatgCTGTTAAACATAGAACATCAAACGAATTAAACCTTACAAAAATGTTGTGtataatcataatataatatGGATAAAACAGTTGTTACACAGTCTAATAATCAGTTTTACATACTACAAATGATAATGAATTATGATAATTTGattcacaaaaatattaaaggatGAAATCTACTGATTCAAACTGAAAGAgatcaatattaacatttggtTATATAAGTCGATATTAAATAACAGggtttgaattgtttttatacatttttagaCTTGAAATTTCTCATAGGTActcaatacaaatatatgtgACATATATGATTCTTTCGTTTTAGCTGACCCTGTACACACTTGAGGTAATATTGTTTGCATTCTTGCGGAATGTCGGTTTTACAATAACCTTTTTGTTACTTCAAAAtatttccattgaacttcattgCGATTAGTATTGCTGGTGCTGGGCTGTTGATACATTGAATCATGATCATTGCTATTGGTACGAAGCTTGTTTGTCTCGCAGcttttttctcattttgtttACTTCTATTGAGCCATGCTAtcgtttttataataatttctaGTTCAGGAGCTTTCCTCTTTCAACCATCAGCTACCTAAAGCCGACTTCTACTTTTCGCGGTACGCATACACTAGcgttaattattttgtttatgtcattttgaaagattgtttttaagtatgtaatcatttaaacattgttaataGTTAGTGTATTTTACTCGACAATGTATGAATCATTGATTAGTTATCATTTATGTATGCATgttatactatttattttatatccattGCCAATGTTCATATCTCTGACATTACATTATCACCATTTCATACATTTATAGTGCATTTATTatcttatttcatataaaaatcaatattgtgGTGTTCATCATTTAGAAATGTTCTTCTGtatattcaaattttaactATCCTAGATACAATTATGTCCATATTTATTTAAGGTGTGTAAcgataataaaaaaacgtatgtttttgGTATAAATTTCGTAGCCCTATTAATAGGGACTCGGTTAATTTTTCGgacccggtaatgcatctgaaaacacttattttatagTTAGTTAATTCTTTCATACCGAATTGCAGaaaaattaaagtaaataacaTTCTTGGTGTAGTGAGGAGCGAACAAACGCCATTGCATTTCAGAAAAATAGAGTACTGAAGCCTTAACAACACAACTATGTCTCATGCAGAGCAACTGTcgaatattttaacctttatcgAATTCATTGTTAACATCACGTGAACATGTTTATCAACCAATCATTCTACAATCTTTTGCATAAGTGcataatgatttgccacactttatttcgttatATGTTTTTtcgtaaaaagtgcatttaacaaaCCATGGGCAATCCCACTAACAACACTTTCTGGTATGTCAGTACAATATTATATGTATGAATTTTATGAGACAATGTATTGTCTTTACGGGTCGCAATTAACTAGCTTCACTCTCAATTAAATACTCTCCATCCTGAAGATAACATATCTTTTCTACGAAAATGATGACGCATTATTGATATGAAATGCAGTATAATCTTGATTTGAGCGATTAGCAAATATAACATAGTGAAAAATATACCGGACGTTCTCCCCAATTCTAAacatcatataaatatttaatgacataacatttatttcaaacgaATAATTTCATCGATGTCATCTGGGTTTTATTGGCATacgtttttaaaaacatgttatgtACACTCAGATACTCATGGACACTGTCACGCAAACTGTTTTcgtatttacattaacatttggCGTTTTGTTATCAccattgaacaatatttgattgTTAAACGAGGACATGAAAATGGGGATATATAGgtaattttgcataacaaatacgcgGTACGTTCTTATTGGATAACAAATTGccttttgttataaaatttaaCCTGTCTTACAGCTCGTGTtttaattacacttttattaaCACGCCCggcttattctgattctgcatcacacaaaaactgcatacaACTTCCTCGCCCAAcgtaaaaggtgtttaaacatagaaaaatcagccgtatagtgcccatgtaagtgcactaaccgttgaaaataaaaaaaatatgccaacattcaatgcaaaacagCTAAATTAGGTACAAACAGTGCACTTTGTCtaaaaacatagtttaaagtcacgcaattttctgtATTCactttccgttcgaaaattaatgttttatggcttaaaccgttactgacggtttaagaaaactgcataaaacatcaatttttgaacttaaatataaaaatctgcgatctaatttttgtcggcagtcttatataactggtttccatggattatcgcaaaaattggctcgttccaagacaacaaataaagaggttgtcaaaacgttcaatctgtgagtgttCAGCTTGGACCCCCTGCATTGGAGGATCATGAAATAGACATgctatttattgataaattcgatcaagtttttttcaaacatgcatttatttgttgaaaGACCACTAAACATACATCCTAATTACAGTGTAACATTTGagttattgtaaaagtggtAAAGTGTTGGCAATTGCATGAACATTCCTGTAACAGTAAAGCGGCTGAATCTTTGGGATTGAGGGATATACCTCGTGATGCTTAAAATAAGATCTAATTCTTCATATCGAATAAAcgaataaaatcatgttttcacATGTGTGAAGAATGTGATCAGTCAAACATCTGCTCATACAAAGCCTACTTATTTAAAATCCTTaccataaaacaatttcatatgTGATGCATCGTTTGTGAAAGATAACAACAAGATGAATATACTTTGATATGAAATCTGCAAAACGCAGGGGTCCATCTTCCGAATATTAAGCGAAGGAAATGTTTGATGCGGAATATTGTCAATCTGACTTCTCTGTTCTACCTCTTGCAATAAGCTCAGGCAATTCAGCTATATATATGTTAGGATAAGATTTTACTTTATTGggatattgtatttatatattgaaaaacgTGTTTTGAAgtaactttatatattttaatagtgGTAACGCGCTTGTAGCATCAGTCCTGTGATAATTTAACTGCCTCAGCATATTTCTGTAAAAGGTCGCCGCAAGCAATTAAAAAATGCAGTGTATCTAACTTTAGTATTTTTATACTGCATCAAACGTTTTAGAGAGAACAAAGTAACaatacacatgtttgtgacattctgaattaaacataaattactacaaataataattatttgtaacaACTTATAACCCACTGATAGGATTAAACTGAACCAGTAATAATCACAACTTATACAAGCAAAAATGCGATTTCAATGGTAACAGATACATTCGTTGATCGATACTtagtttaaagataaataaattcaGATTTTGTCTTATTTGTATGGTCTTGAGTACACATTTGAAGAAATCACAAgctaaatgtattttttatgcattttcacatataTGTTTCACACTTGTTTTAATCGCTTATTTTCGTACATTGGCTTGTAGGTTATTCAAACATTGCCAGTTGGTTATTCGTAAAGATCCAACTACCAACTTAACCATAATACAACACcaaatctgaatccccaacctGCTTACTGGTTGGTAGTTGAATAATCGCAAAAATCtggaaatgttcaaatattcaaccggcaaatgcagaaaaaaaacaccaaaatgaaACAGTATTTCTCATGAAAATACATTTGTGTACATTGATTTCTTCCATGAGTACCCTTCAACCATAAAACGAGACAAAATTTGAATCCCCCACTACACGCTGATATTCGCAAATAAGCAACTGGAAATGATCGAGTAGCTAAATATCAACAGCAACATCTAACAACTATgtagttgattattcgaatccccaactggcgactagcaggtagttgaatactGGATTAACCAACTACCTTCTAATTGGTAGTGGGATAATCGAGTCACCAACTACAAACTACCTCCGAATTTTACCGTTATGTTTATTAACGAAGCGGTATTTCcccaaatattatatttaaagtgCATTTAAAGGAGCACTAAGAGTTCGATGGAGTCCTCTTAAGCTAAGGAGACATTTACAACACAACCTTAGTGAAAACAAATCCAAGGGAGCGTAAAGGTGGTATAAGGGCCTAAGGTTGCTTCGAGTTAGTAGCCCGTGGTCTTTTAATTGTAAACAGGGCCCATATTCGGCACGATATCTTTTAGGTGGAGAAAACACGTATATACTCTTCAAACTTGTAAGATGTGAGCAAATTTACTCTTGACCGATACGTAATAGTTATATCCAAGTTTACCGTGTGTTGAAAACTTTCAGAACCAAGCGGGAGTGAAGCATCGAGACCTTGGTTGGATGCCGCTGCTGCATCCCTTGCAGCTTCCGCGGGCGAAGCTGCTGGATTCTCAGCTGTAGGGCTACAGGTATATTCTTATTAAcaaggttttcaacgaaaaccttATTATCAGAATGAGGATGTTCATGGGCGGGCGGGCAAAACGTGATGTTTAGTGTGTATGTAATGTTATCAGCTCGTCTGGGATTGCTTTAAATGTGTGTGGGGCCAATGTCAAGGTGATTGCGCCCAATGACTTGGATAgcgacgaaacttggtgtgtatgTAGTTTATGCGAAGAACTAGCTTGGATAAGGTCCCTGTTTCTAAAAACAgtaggtcactgtttctaaaaacagtaaaataatttCTACCCAATAACTTTAGCAACGATTGCTTGAAAGTGAACAAATTTGGTGTGTATGTAGATAATATGAAGAGTAAGTTTAGGATTTGACTTTGAAGGGGGTCGGGTCAAGGTCATGAAACTAAGTATGAATGTTAAAGCGAAACTAAACACATACTATACTTTACTAGagtaatgttcatttatgtcCCCTTTTCATACAAGTCAAAAGAAAAGCTGCTGTTTTTTAACTACCAGACATGAATTGGCTATAATGTTAATTGCCCATTTAAAACACCTAGTTTCGTTTTGTGGCGCTTCTGGTTGTTTTCTGTGGGTATATGTTTATACTATTTAACCCAATGGTTATGTACAATACGATCTTCCCCAAGCAAGGTATGACTTCCCAACTTTAAATGACTCACTGCGAGgttgatgttttcaatatatgatGTTTTCTATACCACATGTGTGCTCAGTCGTTATTCAGAGGTTTATAGCAGGCGGAGCCGGTCTGTTGTGTGATAATTGGCCTGAGACGTAGTCGATTGACGTTAGGAATACGAGGGCCCGTCACAACGGCCCGTCTCctcaatgttttaatttctttaattagtcggcgcccagaagggcgccgactatatttgatattactttagaaatattccaacttagggactagttcatatattgcagaacaatgctttcaatagtttccacgttgcatgataaaatatgaagtttaatttgttttataaaactttacactttaattgatcatGAAACCTtgaattataatagccctgcttatcgttttgattttaaataccaactcaatcatagcaactcggccatctccgagatagatacaggccgaggtgttccgattgatatagatgaaggttacacggtactattaaaaTCTCCTTTATGTctgtaaacctcctacgcagtaatctcccttggtgacagcaaaaatgccgagttttgaaaaattaaccttgagcttatttgtttgttttgaaaatgccattcgaaagaatgaactccagataattccccttTGATATATAGTATTTTTACCCCCattctatatactcatatgagtgaaatgtgttacataaacttgtacaaaatataaagcaaggaattcacagaacatgccggtacaaataaaaggtgaatttcatgctattgaaatctatgtattagaccattgactctatttaatccgaagaaacgtatgtatatttttgttattattcagttttaaccggaggattagcttggggaaaaaataaccataatgtccttcgagcatatgtacacccaacataaaacaaaatattatcattgaaataataaccatttttggttatctgcatgcacgtttttcttctaatttcattgcgccgacttgatgctatgcatcaacttttttcttgtacaTACTTGTCTTCTTTTTATAAGttaattataattgttgtttaaaatttacACCAAGCCCAGTTGTATTCCTATCTCATTAAAGCCTACCGATGATTAGTAAActtagttttaaattaaacataggTTTTGTGAGCCAAGCCAAGTCGGAagcaaatgaaaacaacattggGGTGCTTATTCATTTTTCTATcaatttcatatattaaaaGTCTTCACAAATTTGTTCAGTACTAATcattgacatttttcattttcatgtcTAAAGTTCTCAATTCAATCACCGGcgtctgaatcattgtttgtctctaaaatgttaattaaaatcattttgggtATATACAGTGAGATAAACAAGACATCTGAAGAAATTTAGTgcctttgatatacaagaaagaaacaaggtatgtaattCGAACTTACcggatttcacggtagagtccagtttgattcatgttatgtttatactgcatcatttataattatttatctgACAAAATAAACGTATATGCTCCCAACTATCAAACGaattttcgaaaataaaacGGTTTTTCTTTGATGGTGATTCTGTTGCTGTGCTTGCTAGCAagcttttttatgaaatagaTCAATGCTTCATTTCTTTTAGGGTGTCCAAGAGTACGCCGGAAGTGCTTTCCAGCTAGCGCATAGTGTAGTGGAATTTGTTCCCGAGGTAAACACAGCGAGCTTTTCTATGTGGAAGTGTTGTGATCTGCAATGTGTTTTCGAGTTTGTCATGTTAAAAACGCATGTATGACAAAAGTT
Coding sequences within:
- the LOC128208465 gene encoding uncharacterized protein LOC128208465, translated to MKFKFLYAVNLLLFLEFVGTDLTVSGIQSIADCPENGYDGRGNWTVSDRRCILKCYQGYTPDACHVLRRQGDHWNYEKIPHCVKEPSGSEASRPWLDAAAASLAASAGEAAGFSAVGLQGVQEYAGSAFQLAHSVVEFVPERFSLNALPLDPRLPEIIHVPPIQETSDLDVDLPEPNLCHCQH